From one Brevinematales bacterium genomic stretch:
- the queD gene encoding 6-carboxytetrahydropterin synthase QueD, which yields MPLFLSKEFKFDAAHSLVNYHGQCENLHGHTYKLRVTIQARSLPDNGMILDFVDLSRIVKDEVVNKLDHHFINEIVSQSTAENIVLWIRGRLNDKLSTDNYSLYEILLWETETSFATWRKGDE from the coding sequence ATTTCTATCGAAGGAATTCAAGTTCGACGCCGCGCACAGCCTGGTGAACTACCACGGCCAATGCGAGAACCTGCACGGCCATACCTATAAACTCCGCGTCACTATACAGGCGCGCTCGCTCCCCGATAACGGGATGATCCTCGATTTCGTCGATCTCTCCCGCATCGTCAAGGACGAGGTGGTCAATAAACTCGACCACCATTTTATCAACGAGATTGTCTCGCAATCCACCGCCGAAAATATCGTGCTCTGGATACGCGGCCGTTTGAACGATAAGCTGAGCACGGATAATTACTCTCTCTATGAAATCCTGCTCTGGGAGACCGAGACCAGTTTCGCGACATGGAGGAAAGGTGATGAGTAA
- a CDS encoding GTP cyclohydrolase I FolE2, protein MRDVQSEPDDRNISIDKVGISDLSYPISVLDRDNNTQPTVAKINMYVDLPHHYRGTHMSRFLEVMSRYHMGLSLRSLGELLEDIRETFESETSHIEIEFPYFIRKKAPVSGIESPMEYICRIEAKKSDKLELVVEVNVPAQNLCPCSKEISDYGAHNQRGNIKIRIRSNKLVWFEELIAIAEESASAPVFTLLKREDEKFITEHAYDHPRFVEDTAREAAMRLNSDPRIVWYSVEVKNAESIHNHNAYACISKRVE, encoded by the coding sequence ATGCGGGATGTCCAGAGCGAACCGGACGACCGGAATATATCGATCGACAAGGTCGGCATCAGCGACCTGAGCTACCCCATCTCCGTGCTCGACCGCGACAACAACACCCAGCCGACTGTCGCGAAGATCAATATGTATGTCGACCTCCCGCACCATTACCGGGGCACACATATGAGCCGTTTCCTCGAGGTGATGAGCCGTTATCATATGGGGCTGAGCCTTCGGAGCCTCGGGGAACTCCTGGAGGATATCCGCGAGACGTTCGAGAGCGAAACGTCGCATATCGAGATAGAATTCCCGTACTTTATCAGGAAGAAAGCCCCCGTATCCGGTATCGAAAGCCCGATGGAGTATATCTGCCGGATCGAAGCGAAAAAATCCGATAAGCTGGAGTTGGTCGTCGAGGTAAATGTGCCCGCGCAGAATTTGTGCCCATGCTCGAAGGAGATCAGCGATTACGGCGCGCACAACCAGCGCGGGAATATCAAGATACGCATCCGTTCGAATAAACTGGTATGGTTCGAGGAATTGATCGCGATCGCGGAGGAGTCCGCGTCCGCGCCGGTATTCACGTTACTGAAACGCGAGGACGAGAAATTTATCACCGAGCACGCCTACGATCACCCTCGATTTGTCGAGGATACCGCGCGCGAGGCCGCGATGCGCCTGAACAGCGATCCGCGTATCGTGTGGTACTCGGTCGAGGTCAAGAACGCCGAGTCGATCCATAACCACAACGCCTACGCATGCATCTCCAAACGGGTGGAATAA
- a CDS encoding dephospho-CoA kinase yields MSVEYPVVGLVGKVGCGKSTVSGILAKEYKFTALDVDKFGHSALEWEKENIVGNFGTGILDNTGKIDRQVLGNLVFRNAEKLSVLNSIVHPRMRKEITDIITKHPKKRYIIDAALLFEMGLDELCDYVVSVEAPEDIIRARVKLYRKWDDCKIDGVLHAQRYLDFFKDKSHFSIFNNGDMNKLMKQIEFFILEIS; encoded by the coding sequence ATGAGTGTGGAATATCCTGTCGTGGGGCTTGTCGGAAAAGTGGGGTGCGGAAAATCGACCGTATCCGGTATCCTCGCTAAGGAATATAAGTTTACCGCGCTGGATGTGGATAAATTCGGGCATTCCGCGCTCGAGTGGGAGAAGGAAAACATTGTCGGGAATTTCGGCACAGGTATCCTCGACAACACCGGGAAAATCGACCGGCAAGTCCTCGGGAATCTGGTGTTCCGCAACGCAGAGAAACTATCCGTCCTGAACTCCATCGTGCACCCGCGGATGAGAAAGGAAATCACTGATATTATCACGAAGCACCCGAAGAAGCGTTATATTATCGACGCGGCGTTACTCTTCGAGATGGGATTGGACGAGCTCTGCGACTATGTCGTATCGGTGGAAGCCCCGGAGGATATTATCCGCGCGCGGGTGAAACTCTACCGCAAATGGGACGACTGCAAGATTGACGGGGTGCTTCATGCCCAACGGTATCTCGACTTCTTCAAGGACAAATCCCACTTCAGCATCTTCAATAACGGCGATATGAATAAACTGATGAAACAGATCGAGTTCTTTATTCTTGAAATATCCTGA